One segment of Drosophila ananassae strain 14024-0371.13 chromosome 3R, ASM1763931v2, whole genome shotgun sequence DNA contains the following:
- the LOC6498172 gene encoding myosin heavy chain, muscle isoform X11 has translation MPKPAPNLEDEDPTPYLFVSLEQRRIDQSKPYDSKKNCWVPDEKEGYLLGEIKATKGDIVSVGLPGGETRDFKKDQLQQVNPPKYEKAEDMSNLTYLNDASVLHNLRQRYYNKLIYTYSGLFCVAINPYKRYPVYTNRCAKMYRGKRRNEVPPHIFAISDGAYVDMLTNHVNQSMLITGESGAGKTENTKKVIAYFATVGASTKKDESQKNKGSLEDQVVQTNPVLEAFGNAKTVRNDNSSRFGKFIRIHFGPTGKLAGADIETYLLEKARVISQQSLERSYHIFYQIMSGSVAGVKDICLLTDNIYDYHIVSQGKVTVPSIDDAEEFSLTDQAFDILGFTKQEKEDVYRITAAVMHMGGMKFKQRGREEQAEQDGEEEGGRVSKLFGCDTAELYKNLLKPRIKVGNEFVTQGRNVQQVTNSIGALCKGVFDRLFKWLVKKCNETLDTQQKRQHFIGVLDIAGFEIFDYNGFEQLCINFTNEKLQQFFNHHMFVLEQEEYKREGIDWAFIDFGMDLLACIDLIEKPMGILSILEEESMFPKATDQTFSEKLTNTHLGKSAPFQKPKPPKPGQQAAHFAIGHYAGVVAYNITGWLEKNKDPLNDTVVDQFKKSQNKLLIEIFADHAGQSGGGEQAKGGRGKKGGGFATVSSAYKEQLNSLMTTLRSTQPHFVRCIIPNEMKQPGLVDAHLVMHQLTCNGVLEGIRICRKGFPNRMVYPDFKMRYMILAPAIMAAEKVAKNAAGKCLEAVGLDPDMYRIGHTKVFFRAGVLGQMEEFRDERLGKIMSWMQAWARGYLSRKGFKKLQEQRVALKVVQRNLRKYLQLRTWPWYKLWQKVKPLLNVSRIEDEIARLEEKAKKAEELHAAEVKVRKELEALNAKLLAEKTALLDSLSGEKGQLQDFQERNAKLTAQKNDLENQLRDIQERLTQEEDARNQLFQQKKKADQEISGLKKDIEDLELNVQKAEQDKATKDHQIRNLNDEIAHQDELINKLNKEKKMQGESNQKTGEELQAAEDKINHLNKVKAKLEQTLDELEDSLEREKKVRGDVEKSKRKVEGDLKLTQEAVADLERNKKELEQTIQRKDKELCSITAKLEDEQVVVGKHQRQIKELQARIEELEEEVEAERQARAKAEKQRADLARELEELGERLEEAGGATSAQIELNKKREAELSKLRRDLEEANIQHESTLANLRKKHNDAVAEMAEQVDQLNKLKAKAEKEKNEYYGQLNDLRAGVDHITNEKAAQEKIAKQLQHTLNEVQSKLDETNRTLNDFDASKKKLSIENSDLLRQLEEAESQVSQLSKIKISLTTQLEDTKRLADEESRERATLLGKFRNLEHDLDNLREQVEEEAEGKADLQRQLSKANAEAQVWRSKYESDGVARSEELEEAKRKLQARLAEAEETIESLNQKCIGLEKTKQRLSTEVEDLQLEVDRANAIANAAEKKQKAFDKIIGEWKLKVDDLAAELDASQKECRNYSTELFRLKGAYEEGQEQLEAVRRENKNLADEVKDLLDQIGEGGRNIHEIEKARKRLEAEKDELQAALEEAEAALEQEENKVLRAQLELSQVRQEIDRRIQEKEEEFENTRKNHQRALDSMQASLEAEAKGKAEALRMKKKLEADINELEIALDHANKANAEAQKNIKRYQQQLKDIQTALEEEQRARDDAREQLGISERRANALQNELEESRTLLEQADRGRRQAEQELADAHEQLNEVSAQNASISAAKRKLESELQTLHSDLDELLNEAKNSEEKAKKAMVDAARLADELRAEQDHAQTQEKLRKALEQQIKELQVRLDEAEANALKGGKKAIQKLEQRVRELENELDGEQRRHADAQKNLRKSERRIKELSFQSEEDRKNHERMQDLVDKLQQKIKTYKRQIEEAEEIAALNLAKFRKAQQELEEAEERADLAEQAISKFRAKGRAGSVGRGASPAPRATSVRPQFDGLAFPPRFDLAPENEF, from the exons ATGCCGAAGCCAGCTCCAAATCTTGAGGATGAGGATCCCACCCCATACCTGTTCGTGTCTTTGGAACAGAGACGTATCGATCAATCGAAACCCTATGACTCCAAGAAGAACTGTTGGGTCCCCGACGAGAAGGAGGGTTATCTCCTTGGTGAGATCAAGGCCACCAAGGGCGATATCGTCTCCGTCGGCTTGCCTGGTGGAGAG acACGAGACTTCAAGAAAGATCAGCTCCAGCAAGTGAACCCTCCAAAATACGAAAAAGCTGAGGATATGTCCAACTTGACATACCTTAACGATGCCTCTGTGCTCCATAACTTGAGACAGAGATACTACAACAAGCTCATCTAC ACCTACTCTGGTCTTTTCTGCGTTGCCATCAATCCTTACAAGCGCTACCCCGTATATACCAACCGTTGCGCTAAGATGTACCGTGGCAAGCGCCGTAATGAGGTGCCACCCCATATTTTCGCCATCTCTGACGGTGCCTACGTCGACATGTTGACCAACCACGTGAATCAATCTATGTTGATCACCGGTGAGTCTGGTGCCGGAAAGACTGAGAACACCAAGAAGGTCATTGCGTACTTCGCCACTGTTGGCGCTTCCACCAAGAAGGATGAATCGCAGAAGAACAAGGGTTCCCTGGAAGATCAGGTTGTGCAGACTAACCCTGTGCTTGAGGCTTTCGGTAACGCCAAGACCGTGCGTAACGATAACTCCTCTCGTTTC GGTAAATTCATCCGTATCCACTTCGGACCTACTGGTAAACTGGCTGGTGCTGATATTGAGACCT ATCTGCTGGAGAAGGCCCGTGTCATCTCCCAGCAGTCCCTGGAGCGTTCCTACCACATCTTCTACCAGATCATGTCTGGCTCCGTTGCCGGTGTTAAAG ACATTTGTCTGTTGACCGATAACATCTACGATTACCACATTGTCTCCCAGGGCAAGGTCACTGTACCCAGTATCGATGATGCTGAGGAGTTCTCCCTCACCGAT CAAGCCTTCGACATTCTGGGCTTCACCAAGCAGGAGAAGGAGGATGTGTACAGGATCACCGCCGCTGTCATGCACATGGGTGGCATGAAGTTCAAGCAACGTGGTCGCGAGGAGCAGGCTGAGCAGGACGGTGAGGAGGAGGGTGGCCGTGTGTCTAAGCTGTTCGGCTGCGACACCGCTGAGCTGTACAAGAACTTGCTCAAGCCCCGCATCAAGGTCGGTAACGAGTTCGTCACCCAGGGCCGTAACGTCCAGCAGGTCACCAACTCGATCGGTGCCCTCTGCAAGGGTGTCTTCGATCGTCTGTTCAAGTGGCTGGTCAAGAAGTGTAACGAGACTCTGGATACCCAGCAGAAGCGTCAGCACTTCATTGGTGTACTGGATATTGCTGGTTTTGAAATCTTCGAC TACAACGGTTTCGAGCAACTGTGTATTAACTTCACCAACGAGAAGTTGCAACAATTCTTCAACCATCACATGTTCGTTTTGGAGCAAGAAGAATACAAGAGGGAAGGTATCGATTGGGCCTTCATCGATTTCGGTATGGACTTGTTGGCCTGTATCGATCTGATTGAAAAG CCTATGGGTATCCTGTCCATCCTTGAAGAAGAGTCTATGTTCCCCAAGGCCACCGATCAGACCTTCTCGGAGAAGCTGACCAACACCCATTTGGGCAAGTCGGCTCCATTCCAGAAGCCCAAGCCCCCAAAGCCCGGCCAGCAGGCTGCCCACTTTGCCATCGGCCATTATGCTGGTGTTGTCGCTTACAACATCACCGGTTGGTTGGAGAAGAACAAGGATCCTCTGAACGACACTGTTGTCGACCAGTTCAAGAAGTCTCAGAACAAGCTGCTGATCGAAATCTTCGCCGATCACGCCGGACAGTCGGGCGGCGGTGAACAGGCCAAGGGAGGTCGTGGCAAGAAGGGTGGTGGCTTCGCCACTGTGTCCTCTGCCTACAAGGAGCAGTTGAACAGCTTGATGACCACTCTGCGCTCCACTCAGCCTCACTTCGTCCGTTGCATCATTCCCAACGAGATGAAGCAGCCTGGACTTGTTGATGCCCACTTGGTTATGCACCAGCTGACCTGTAACGGTGTGCTTGAAGGTATCCGTATTTGCCGTAAGGGCTTCCCCAACAGGATGGTCTACCCTGACTTCAAGATGCG TTACATGATTCTGGCCCCAGCCATCATGGCGGCCGAAAAGGTGGCCAAGAATGCGGCCGGCAAGTGTTTGGAAGCCGTCGGACTGGATCCCGATATGTATCGCATTGGTCACACCAAG GTGTTCTTCCGTGCCGGTGTCCTGGGTCAGATGGAGGAGTTCCGTGATGAGCGTCTGGGCAAGATCATGTCCTGGATGCAGGCCTGGGCTCGTGGTTACCTGTCCCGCAAGGGCTTCAAGAAGCTCCAGGAACAGCGCGTCGCCCTCAAGGTTGTCCAGCGCAATCTGCGCAAGTACCTGCAGCTCCGCACCTGGCCATGGTACAAACTGTGGCAGAAGGTCAAGCCCCTCCTCAACGTCAGCCGTATCGAGGATGAGATTGCC CGTCTGGAGGAGAAGGCCAAGAAGGCTGAGGAACTGCATGCCGCTGAAGTGAAAGTACGCAAGGAGCTGGAGGCCCTCAACGCCAAGCTGTTGGCTGAGAAGACCGCCCTGCTGGACTCTCTGTCCGGTGAGAAGGGCCAGCTGCAGGACTTCCAGGAGCGCAACGCCAAGTTGACCGCCCAGAAGAACGACCTCGAGAACCAGCTGCGC GACATCCAAGAGCGCCTGACTCAGGAGGAAGATGCCCGCAACCAGCTGTTCCAGCAGAAGAAGAAGGCCGACCAGGAGATCTCTGGCCTGAAGAAGGACATCGAGGATCTGGAGCTGAATGTCCAGAAGGCCGAGCAGGACAAGGCCACCAAGGATCACCAGATCCGCAACTTGAACGACGAGATCGCCCACCAGGATGAGCTCATCAACAAGCTGAACAAGGAGAAGAAGATGCAGGGCGAGTCCAACCAGAAGACTGGTGAGGAACTGCAGGCCGCCGAGGACAAGATCAACCACTTGAACAAGGTTAAGGCCAAGCTCGAGCAGACCCTCGACGAGCTCGAGGATTCTCTGGAGCGTGAGAAGAAGGTGCGCGGTGATGTTGAGAAGTCCAAGCGCAAGGTTGAGGGAGACCTCAAGCTCACCCAGGAGGCTGTTGCCGATCTGGAGCGCAACAAGAAGGAATTGGAGCAGACCATCCAGCGCAAGGACAAGGAACTGTGCTCCATCACCGCCAAGCTCGAGGATGAGCAGGTTGTGGTTGGCAAGCACCAGCGCCAGATCAAGGAACTGCAGGCCCGCATCGAGGAGCTCGAGGAGGAGGTTGAGGCTGAGCGCCAGGCCCGCGCCAAGGCTGAGAAGCAGCGCGCCGATCTGGCCCGTGAGCTTGAGGAATTGGGCGAGCGTCTGGAGGAGGCTGGCGGTGCCACCTCTGCCCAGATTGAGCTCAACAAGAAGCGTGAGGCTGAGCTCAGCAAGCTCCGTCGCGATCTTGAGGAGGCCAACATCCAGCACGAGTCCACCCTGGCTAACCTGCGCAAGAAGCACAACGATGCCGTCGCCGAGATGGCCGAGCAGGTTGATCAGCTCAACAAGCTGAAGGCTAA GGCTGAGAAGGAGAAGAACGAGTACTACGGCCAGTTGAACGATCTGCGTGCCGGTGTCGACCACATTACCAACGAGAAG gCTGCCCAGGAGAAGATCGCCAAGCAGCTGCAGCACACCCTCAACGAAGTCCAGTCCAAATTGGATGAGACCAACAGGACTCTGAACGACTTCGATgccagcaagaagaagctgtCCATTGAGAACTCCGATCTGCTCCgccagctggaggaggccgAGTCCCAGGTGTCTCAGCTGTCCAAGATCAAGATCTCCCTGACCACCCAGCTTGAGGATACCAAGCGTCTGGCCGATGAGGAGTCCCGCGAGCGTGCTACCCTTCTGGGCAAGTTCCGCAACTTGGAGCACGACCTGGACAACCTGCGCGAACAGGTTGAGGAGGAGGCTGAGGGCAAGGCCGATCTGCAGCGCCAGCTGAGCAAGGCCAACGCTGAGGCCCAGGTCTGGCGTAGCAAGTACGAGTCCGATGGTGTTGCCCGCTCtgaggagctggaggaggccaAGAGGAAGCTGCAGGCCCGTCTCGCCGAGGCTGAGGAGACCATTGAGTCCCTTAACCAGAAGTGCATTGGCCTGGAGAAGACCAAGCAGCGCCTGTCCACCGAAGTGGAGGATCTCCAGCTGGAGGTCGACCGTGCCAACGCCATTGCCAACGCTGCCGAGAAGAAGCAGAAGGCCTTCGACAAGATCATCGGCGAATGGAAACTGAAGGTTGATGATCTGGCCGCTGAGCTTGATGCCTCCCAGAAGGAGTGCCGCAACTACTCCACCGAACTGTTCCGTCTGAAGGGTGCCTACGAGGAGGGCCAGGAGCAGCTGGAGGCTGTGCGTCGTGAGAACAAGAACTTGGCTGATGAGGTCAAGGATCTGCTCGACCAGATCGGTGAGGGTGGCCGCAACATCCATGAGATCGAGAAGGCCCGCAAGCGCCTGGAGGCTGAGAAGGACGAGCTCCAAGCCGCCCTTGAGGAGGCTGAGGCTGCTCTTGAGCAGGAGGAGAACAAGGTGCTGCGCGCCCAGCTGGAGCTGTCCCAGGTCCGCCAGGAAATCGATCGCCGCATccaggagaaggaggaggagttcGAGAACACCCGCAAGAACCACCAGCGCGCCCTCGACTCCATGCAGGCTTCCCTTGAGGCTGAGGCCAAGGGCAAGGCTGAGGCCCTGCGCATGAAGAAGAAGCTGGAGGCTGACATCAACGAGCTGGAGATTGCTCTGGATCATGCCAACAAG GCTAACGCCGAGGCCCAGAAGAACATCAAGCGTTACCAGCAACAGCTTAAGGACATCCAGACCGCTCTCGAGGAGGAGCAGCGCGCCCGCGACGATGCCCGCGAACAGCTGGGTATCTCCGAGCGTCGTGCCAACGCTCTCCAGAACGAACTGGAGGAGTCGCGCACTCTGCTGGAGCAGGCCGACCGTGGCCGTCGCCAGGCCGAACAGGAGCTGGCCGATGCCCACGAGCAGTTGAACGAGGTTTCCGCCCAGAACGCCTCCATCTCCGCTGCCAAGAGGAAGCTGGAGTCTGAGCTGCAGACCCTGCACTCCGACCTGGACGAACTCTTGAACGAGGCCAAGAACTCCGAGGAGAAGGCCAAGAAGGCTATGGTTGATGCCGCCCGCCTGGCTGATGAGCTCCGCGCTGAGCAGGATCATGCCCAGACCCAGGAGAAATTGAGGAAGGCTTTGGAGCAGCAGATCAAGGAGCTCCAGGTCCGTCTCGATGAAGCCGAGGCCAACGCCCTTAAGGGTGGCAAGAAGGCTATCCAGAAGTTGGAGCAGCGCGTCCGCGAGCTCGAGAACGAGCTGGATGGTGAGCAGAGGCGACATGCCGATGCCCAGAAGAACTTGCGCAAGTCTGAGCGCCGCATCAAGGAGCTGAGCTTCCAGTCTGAGGAGGACCGCAAGAACCACGAACGCATGCAGGATCTGGTCGATAAGCTGCAACAGAAGATCAAGACATACAAGAGGCAGATCGAGGAGGCTGAGGAAATCGCCGCCCTCAACTTGGCCAAATTCCGCAAGGCTCagcaggagctggaggaggccgAGGAGCGTGCCGATCTGGCCGAGCAGGCCATCAGCAAATTCCGCGCCAAGGGACGTGCCGGTTCTGTCGGTCGTGGTGCCAGCCCAGCG CCCCGTGCGACGTCCGTCAGGCCACAATTCGACGGATTGGCCTTCCCACCAAGATTCGACCTTGCTCCTGAAAACGAATTCTAA